CGAGTGCTCTAGGGTACTCCCCAGCGagcatacattttttttggaGAGCTCAAAATGAGTTTGCTTCTAGGGTTGAATATTAACTATTTATTTACATCGAGTATGAAATATGCACAAGTATGTATGTGGCATATCGATATGTCACCATATCATCGAATATCTATTCCGCATTtgtgttattataatatttctttcttatgaaataaaatattctaaaatttAACACATCATATTTTGATCTGTTTGATGCTTCGTCTTCTTTAATAACATTTATATCTTCAGTGACATTCTCATAAGCATGACAAGTACAAATTTGTGGTGTGTCATGCCAACAAACGTCACAATTTGTGATGACTTTGTATTTGTTCTTAACACTGACTTTTTGTTACAGCACAATCTAATAATAACTTCGCCAAACTTAGGTTGATTGTACTTTGTTCTTTAATAGGATTATGGGATTTCAaccctttttacttttcgatcTCCAATTTTGAGCCTTGATGTAACATAGAATGATGAATTTCTGCCTTAGTAACGATCttacaaatttcaattttaatttttgcctGAGCTCGCATGGGCAGCTTCATCGCTGTTCTAGCCATGCTTTCAAAAAATAGCTTTATGCTGTTGGTGCAAGTAGCCTTTTTAGAAGATAATTTCCTATCTAAGGAAGATTCAATTTTGCGCAATGGAGCAgatgaatctttttttacaGTCCTtaacttttttatttgtttcagagGTCTTATTGATTCCATACCCACCTTCTTAGCATAACTTTCTATTTTAATATTTGGGCTAGAAACAATCATAGTATCACAATTTTTACCCTTGTACATAGGTGGCCTTGTTACTGTTATTCGATTTATCAGATTCAGATTGGATACACTAGGAACAGTTGGAGCTGGACTTAAATTGTTGGTGAGAAGAGGATTTAAATTTATAATAGTATTTGTGGTACTCAAAATATTTGGTTGATACGGTTTTGGACGGATAGCCCGATATCTATATCAACGTTTTAAGGCTGTACTGTGGGTGAGATTGGGTAAAAGTTGAGGAGTCTGTCCATGTGATCCATCCTGTATGTATCATTGTAACACCTATTATCTGTGTGCAACTTGTCGACTGGCTTACTTTGTTCAACATTTGAGTCAAACTTTAGGTATTCTATCGTTTCTTCATCAATTTGCTCTTTACTTCCAATAGcttctttgctcatttctttACAGCCACTTGATCCCAGTTGCTCATTGTGTTCTTTCCCAGTACCAATAGTCTGTGCATCATCAGTGTTGAACTTTTTGAAATTACTTCCTTCAAAATTCTCTAGCAATTTTTGATACGGCTGTTCAAACCttgagaacaaaaatttttctataaatataaataggctttgatttttgaaatcgtAGACTAGCTCGCACTTGTTCTTTTTAGTACATCACAGGCTCTTTGCCATGCAATTTGTGGGATCGAATACTCACGGGAATGTCATGAAACTCATTATATCTTCATATAACCATTTCTTTGTAGGCTCAATTCCGAGTACAATTTCTTGCCATCGACGCTTTTCGATTTCGGCATAAATATTCTTTAAACCTTTCCAAGGGCACTTGTTATCTTCAGCTACAGTCAACTAAGTTTCATGAAATCTACAAATTTCAAACTGATCGGAGATCATTACAGACATGGTATGATTTTTCCACAATTTacctgtatattttttcacaatattAATGAACTTGATGCATACGTATGCCCCAAGATTCGTCAATGGCTTATTCCAATAcatgtcgatgaaaaataatatatttgaaaatctttcgagtATTTAGCGATTCATTGTTTGACACATGGTTTGACGTGAATATTTGTTTTCGCATCAGTTGTCATTGTCATCGATTACTTCCCTTCGTTTCGACCAGTAAAATGACTACCAATCCCGAAAAATATAGGAACAGGAAACGGCACGATGATCATCTTGGATCATGATCATGACCGAACATACAGTGGAAAATACGCGCGCAAATTAGCGTCCGAAGCAACAGTGAATTCAGTGTGGTTACATGTGGTTAAATAAGATGTTGTGTTTGTTATAACCTCGAAGTCAAGTATTTACAATGAATAgttattaatgaatttttacaatcgaTCGTTCGTGTATGTTCTTCGTATAAATCTGTTAGTATCTGATGAATGTTCTGACAATGATACTTTAATGCATCATATGCCTTGTCtgatgatattgaaaattcgacAGGATGTCAAAAAACTTATCTTTGAGTAGCAATAAGATACAGCCTACTTTGActaattttgtgaaaaaactTCGACAAccaactttgaaattttcttcatcgagGTAATTACCCTGGCCAATAGATACCTGTGGTGCTCTGTGaattctgataatcaaaattataTCCATGTTACATACAATGTCCTATTCTGATCTCAGTACACCGAAAATAACTGCCAAAGAAAATGCCACAAAAAAGTCCACATTTGAGTCGGACGATATTTGGGATGACAGTGACACCAGTTTTGAAGCACCCTCAGATACAGAGGACACAGCGTCATATGCTGTGAAACAAGAGTTGAAAAACTCTATTATATCATTGGTAAATATCCAAGTAACAACcaaaagtttgaaataattttagatTGAGCCTGTATAATGATCCTTCAACTCCTTTGAAtggttaaaatttgaaattcttacTGTGGTTTTCAGAATGACGAAACTAATGTGACTGATCACTTGCCAGATCCTCAAACTCTgaataatcatgaaaaaaGCTCTAGGATCAGTTCAAACATTCATTACGTTGAAGATTCTATAGAAGAACAGCAAAAAAAGGATTTGATAACAACTGACAAGTGGACTTCTCCTTTGTCTTCTTTTGGAAAACAAGAAACCAAAACTTTGGAGAAAGATGTCAAGAACAAAGTTGTCTGCAATTTTCCCAGTATTAATTCTGAAGAGACTCCTAAGTCTTCCAATGACGATAGCCAATCATTTAGTGAAAATATTGctgtaaaattagaaaaagatcGACTAAACATTATTTCTCATGACGATGAGACAATGATGATAAACCCTGCTAGCCCATCAGAATTTAATGACATTGAAAGAACTGCTAGCCTAGTTTCGAATTCTTCTCAGCCTAAAGTCTCAACCATCAAAAGTGATCCTGGTCTTAAAAATCTGTCTATACCGCAAAAACGTCTATTATTTAATTCTACGAGTCCAAGAGTCATTTCAGACTCAGACAGTGAAAGCTGTGAGTTTGAAACTAAGTCTTCGTtaccaaaaaaagaatggaggGGTCCAGACGTTAAATTAGATTTAAAACCCTTGGGATTGGATTCCCAACTTGACCCTTGGAttcagatgatgaaaaataaatctgcAGTATCGTCAATGCCTGTTAGTTtgatttgttaattattttgttattctctGATAAGTAATCAGAATCATTGAAAAGATACTTATTCCTGTAATCTAATTATTAGAATTGGTTTTAGTCAATGAAGAATCAAGTGCAGCAACGACAACAGATGCTAAAAGAAATTGAACTACAGATCTTGGACAAGATATCTACTGCATTCAACCAGATCCCTTTGCTGGTGTTGGAAAAGTTTCCAGGCTTTAACATGAATACTTTTCAAGAACTGAAAATCCTTCGTCAACATCTGAAGGCAAAAATACGtcttatggaaaaaaagttaGATCATCTTAGTCAAGAGGAGCAAAGTGCACAACATGCAGATGAATTTCCAAGTGATGAAAGTATACTTGGTTTATCGTATACCAGAGATTTCGAAGTATCGTCTTCCCCATCATTTCCCAGTATCAACCATGGACCCTACACAAATTCCATCCAGAAACCAAGTACTATTACATCCTCAAACGAATTCTCTGACCATTCAATAGACAGGTCGAATGGCTTCGAAGATATCAGAACTAATGCAAATGGAGCCAATAAGACAACAACGTTTACCAGAAAGTTTGGTTTCCAGTTAAAGAAACCATCAGGGATTTCAGCACAAGCTGGAACTATCCGAGATAAAACACAGAGAAGTCCTAGTGTCCCAGAAATTGCagctcctttttcttctgagAATGCTGACAGATTTGTGACAAGCGATAATAAgcctttgaaaatattgtcgCAACAGAATAGTAGCGCTAAGTCATTATCTCAAAAATCAGAGTCTCCCAAATATACTATGGATGACTCGTGGTCTCAGTTAAATGGAAGTTTCGGTATGTTTGATATAGCTCTAATCGCTAGTATAACAATGGCtacatattattaattttttacaggTTCCATATCACCAGGTCACTATAAGCCTACAGACAGGACACTGAGCCAAGAGCTGCAGTCACTTCCTCCAATAGAATTCAACCATAAAATCAAAAGCCCAATATCAGAGAAAAGTAGAATAGTAACTACCCCACGTAAGTTAATTTTGTTAGTATTCATTTGGCGCTTGCACAAGTCTAAAGTGAAGCGATAACTGTTGCAAATTTGTCATGCAGAATCTAAACTAGGACTCAAGTCTTTAGAACAGCCTACTACCAGTGCCAACACTGTGCAAATACCCGTCGCTGCATCAAACTGTGGACAGTTTACAGGTGATTACAAAAATGACGCTGTCAGCGGAGAATTTGACGGCTTGCACTATCCACATTCCCGAGAAATGCTGAAGGTTCGTGGACATCAAATCAATTGCTTTTATTGGCCAAAATGCTATCAATGTTCTTTACAGAatcattgtttttatttttctttctcttattattAGGTCTTCAGACGAAAATTTGGATTACACAGCTTCAGGCCTAATCAATTACAAGCAATAAACGCGGCCCTTCAAGGCTTTGACTGTTTTATACTAATGCCAACCGGTGGTGGAAAATCTTTGTGCTATCAATTACCTGCACTACTTGCTCCTGGTATCACTGTTGTAATATCTCCTCTGAAAAGTCTCATTCTTGACCAAGTTCAGAAGCTCAATTCCCTTGATGTAAGTACGTCATATGAGTATCAGTATTAAACTATTTTCAATGAATATAAGTCAGATTATCTCTACCAATCATATTCTGATATTCGATTATCGCATATTTTGCTAGATACCAGCTGCGCATATGTCTGGTAACTTGACAGATACTCAagcagaaaatatatacagaGAATTATCTAAAGCAGGACCGACATTAAAACTCTTATATGTAACGCCAGAAAAGATATCTGCATCTCAAAGGTTCTGCAGTGCTTTGCATAGACTCTATGAACGAAATCTATTGTCTAGATTCGTGATTGATGAAGCGCATTGCGTTAGCCAATGGGGGCATGATTTTAGGCCAGATTATAAAAAGCTGAAATCACTGAGAGAAAATTATCCTAGAATACCAACGATGGCATTGACTGCAACAGCTACTCCTAGAGTGCGAACAGACATTTTACACCAGTTGAATATGACTCAGCCCAAATGGTGAGCATGTATAAATTAAGAATAATCAGCCACTTGTCAGTTTCAGATTTGTCTTCAAAATGAGTTTATATTTGATTGCAGGTTCATGTGCAGCTTTAATCGACCAAATTTGAAGTATAGCATAATTCCCAAGAAGGGTAAAAACTGTACAGAAGAAGTAATTGCTATGATAAAGTCCAAGTTTAAAAAAGTTTGTGGCATAGTGTACTGCCTTTCACGAAAAGACTGTGATTCTCTCGCTGCTAATATCAAAAGTAATGGTATACCAGCTTTAAGTTACCATGCTGGACTCACTGACAATCAAAGAGCTGTTGTACAAGGAAAATGGATTTCTGATGAGGTAAATACTATCTGTATTCATTGTGGTGATGAGTCAAAGAAGTATGTTTTGCATCTATCATCGATCTAAAGCTATTCTTTGGTACCAGGTTGATGTTATTTGTGCAACTATAGCTTTTGGAATGGGAATTGATAAGCCGGATGTGCGATATGTGATACATGCTGCTTTGCCACAATCAATTGAAGGATACTATCAAGAAAGTGGGCGAGCGGGTCGTGACTTAGAAAAAGCAGATTGCATTCTATTTTACCATTACGCAGATATGCACCGAttaagaaaaatgatcgagtcgGATGGCTCGCCCCCTGAAGTCGTGAAAACCCACTTGGACAACTTGTACAGAATGGTTGCATTTTGTGAGAACACAACCGATTGTCGGAGAGTTCAGCAGTTGAATTATTTTGGTGAAATATTCAAGAAAGAATCCTGCTTGGCTAATTCAACAACAACATGTGATAACTGTAGAAGTAAAGATAAATTTGAGATGATTGACGCAACTGAAGATGCACGGGAACTTGTAAAGGCAGTCcaagattttggaaaaaggaaaggtgTAACTCTTTTACAAATCACTGAAATCTTTAAAGGCagtgatttgaaaaagattAGGGATGCAGGTGAATTAAGAATAGTCTTAGGCgctaaaaaaaatgtctgatCAGCATTCAATAGTAGTAAAATGTAGTTGTTTGTTACTTTCATATCTGCCTTGTATGCATTAGGCCAGAACAACCATCCAATATTTGGTCGGggaaagaattggaaaaaaaatgacatcgaaAGGCTGTTACATAAATTAGTGATTGATCAGTACCTGCAGGAAGACATGTATATTAACAATGAGATAGCCTGTGCATACCTCAAGATTGGACCCAGAGGCCGGGATCTCCTTACAAAACAGAACATCAAGGTACATCCGTGTTTCTAATCACCTTCATAAAATCCTTAGCCTGCTATGATGCCGAATTCTCATCATGATTACATTTTAATCTTTAATTTAGATAAAATTTGCATTGAGAAAGTGTGGCAGTGCAACAACAGTAGCCGTTGGATCAGCCGATGCAATTCCATCAAACGAGGCACTAAAAGATTTACAGTCACGATGTTATTCAGAACTAATGTCAATAGTGCGTGGCATAGCTGGTGCTTTGGACGTTTCTGCTGCCTCGATTATGAATATGATTGCCGTCAGGTTAGCAAATGACTAAAGTTGGGTTTTACGGGAGATATACGATAGGGTTGAAAGATGCTGTTACTCATTACTGGATACACCTGAGTACGGTAGAtaattttctgttattttttattacagagCAATGAGTCAGCAGCTACCAGCAACAGAAAAGGAGATGTTAAAGATTCCTCATGTCACAAAAGCAAATTATGATAAATATGGGAAGGCTTTGCTTGATATTACAGCAAAGTATGCTGCCGAAAAGACTGGCGAGTATTCCATTTGATTAATCGCAACCATCCCAATACATTAAGTTCAGTTTTATAActttctgaataaaaaattgtgtttCATCAATAGTTTTGCTGAATGAAGCATCGAGCAAAGAGAAAATCACTGATATTGAAGATGATGGTAATAGTGCAGCCTGGTTGTCTTCGGTCACATGTCCGCATTCTGAAGGGAGCACTACTAGTGGTCGAGGAACAAAAAGGAGAGGACGAGGTGGTTCTACTGGTAAAGCTAAACGGTTTAAACGCGGAGTGTCAACGTGAGTTTAACTTTTCAACCTTGTGAAATCATTACTGTGAATTCTCAAGCAGAGGGATCAAAGTTTATATTCatactttttcgattttttcagttCCCAGTCGAAACAATCAACCACGCGAGGCAGACAAAGTGCTAGAACAAGTCGTGGCACAGCAAGTGGACGTAGCAGTGGGTCCAGTCGTGGTCCAGGATTATTGGATCTCGGTCAAAAGCAGGTCTTTTCAAAAGATCCCTATCGGTTCCAAAATCTGGGCATTTAGAAAACTAAGCAAATAGTTGAAGTTATTCACAGATAAATAATGCGCACTTAAATATAGGATCAAGCCTCAAGTGCTAGGCTGTATTCACTTTTTGTGGGTCCTGAAAATAACGAGTCAATAACGTTGTAAAGACATTagcttgaaaaataattcgaaactTGTCTTTCTGAGAATCAAAGCCCAACAAATTATTAATGGTCAACAAAACTAGTGGCTAGccttatgtataaatataaataatttactgtCCGTGATGAGTTTATGTTTTTGTAATAAACCAGATTTGAAttctaatatttattttttccccagaTAATATACAtcatcaaaattatttttccaaacacttgagtttgaaatgagaaaatctcGTATTGCTACGACAAAAATACTGACTCATTGTAAAAATCCTTAAGTAGAAAGGAAAGAGCAGCAAACATGAAGGGGTTCCTGGGTACCAATGCTACCGCAGTTTTCTACCTTGCCCTTCTTGAAGAAGAACTGAATCTCTAACAGACTAGTAATGTAATTACAGTGCTAGTCAATATTTACAATTCTGGTTGCATCAACCTGACAtctctgtttttatttttaacatgTTCTTTCAGTAGATCCATTACTTCATTATCAAATTCCAAAGGTGTTGGCTTCACTTCTGCAGCCCAGTAAAATATGTCCCAGTCATTTGAAGGTAAATTAATTAGTCGGTCATATAATTGAATTTGTGACTCGTTGAATGAGTTCAGATATTTTTTAGCAAATGTGCTGAGTAAAAGGCCATTTTCCAACATACCGCGCTTGCGAGACTGGTACATAAGTCTGAAAATTAAGATATTTCAATATTGTTAGAATTCTTGGCATTTGaccaaaattgaataaaatttaattcaagTAATTTCTATTACTGCCATATTCGCACCTGGCCCTTTTTAGAGCTGGTTCTTCACCTTCTCGCTCCACGTAAGGGGGAATATGTGGCTCTTGAGCCTCCGGATGCACAATACCTGAATCATTATGCCTGTTGACACAACTGCCGGAAACATTTCGGGTTAGAACGAAAGATGTGACCTGTGAAGAGGAAATATAATCATTGCCAGCTGTTTTTAATCCAAgtaattctgaaaataaacTAATGAAAAATCATGATAACTTACTTTCAATAGTTTCCTAGATTTTACAACAGCATTCATGATGAGGCCTGTGGAATTCCAGCAAAAACGACTACAAGACACTGAAAACCaacgttttcgatttttgacaaATTCCTTCAAAATATAATTGACAGACTTGCCCTTGAAGCAGCTGAAAGGCAGACGACGTAGTCTCCAACGTCCAATAAAAAGTTATTTCGGAATCACATGGCTTTGATGAGAAATCTTCAGTTTCTGTCGGTAAGGGGTTGATGATTCATTTTACGTTTGTCGAATCAGCAAAAGGCAGATGGCGTGTCCAGTCCTAGAATTTTAGATAGAATTatctaaaaaatataatcatttcGATGCAAATCATgagtgattgaaaaaaagtcgCGACGCAGGATACGGTTTCTCACATCGCTGCATACGCCGACTCCGGATTCCGGAAAGTGAAACCTTGGTATCTCCCAAGTGAAAAGAGACGCACGGTCGGTTGTCTCGGGGATGAAATCTTGACTCAGTGCTAATTGAATAACTATTACACACCTCCGTATGTAAAGACTAAGAACAATTGTTAAGCTGTACTTATCAGTTAGTATTGAGTAAGAATTAAGGCATAACAATACATACCCTATGAGTGTAACTGAATGTAGTTTTGCAAAATAGATAAGATCGCGAGTCGTACACTGGGACCCCTGGATAATGGGTGTGATCGTAAGAGAGTGTTTCCACGTTTCAACTACAACTTCCTaaatctttattttcaatctatcATTGTGAATTGAAAACCTACAACCACGGAGCGTCCGAAGAGTAACGGCGATAATCCGCTAGTCAAAATGAGTTTGAGTATAACGAAGCTCTTCTCCAAGAAAAAGACCACTGTGGAAGTTGTCTCGGAGATTGGATTACCAACAAATGTATCTCACGAGTTTCATGTCAGTAAAAACATCGTGACAGGACAGCTTGAGGGCTTACCTGAACGTTGGATACAAGAATTGGATAGACAGATAACAAAGAGCGAGCAAAACGAGAACCCAGCAGCTGCCTTGCAGGCTATCAAGttctataattattcaattaagaAGAAACCTCTCGAGGAAGTCTTTAAGCCGTTTGTAACTGAGAGGTTGATTGCTGAAGAGTCTCAAGAGATAGATAAGATCCTTACAAAAAAACAGTATCAATCTGGAGACTCCGATGGCAGTACTTCGATAAGTTCCAATGACAGTCAGCAAAGGTTACCCGATCTTCCACCAAAGCTCAATAAAGTTCCAAAACCTGCACCTCGAAATAAAGTGGAACGCAATGAAAAAACATTGACCGAAATACTAGAAGATTTGAGTACATATCGAATTGACAATGACGATGACACCCGACTTCCTGATGAGATACAGCACCCTGATGATGAAAGCCCCATCCTACGTAGAAAGACAGAGGGGTCTGTTGGAAAGATGACTGAGGATGAGGTATTTGAGGAATTAAGGAAAATCTGTAACTCTGGTGATCCTCATCTTAGGTTTGAACGAAGCAAGGAAGTTGGAGCTGGTGCATCTGGTACAGTTTTCATAGCCACTGATACAAAAACCAATC
The sequence above is a segment of the Athalia rosae chromosome 5, iyAthRosa1.1, whole genome shotgun sequence genome. Coding sequences within it:
- the LOC105692905 gene encoding succinate dehydrogenase assembly factor 2, mitochondrial-like gives rise to the protein MNAVVKSRKLLKVTSFVLTRNVSGSCVNRHNDSGIVHPEAQEPHIPPYVEREGEEPALKRARLMYQSRKRGMLENGLLLSTFAKKYLNSFNESQIQLYDRLINLPSNDWDIFYWAAEVKPTPLEFDNEVMDLLKEHVKNKNRDVRLMQPEL
- the LOC105692901 gene encoding Bloom syndrome protein homolog codes for the protein MSKNLSLSSNKIQPTLTNFVKKLRQPTLKFSSSSTPKITAKENATKKSTFESDDIWDDSDTSFEAPSDTEDTASYAVKQELKNSIISLNDETNVTDHLPDPQTLNNHEKSSRISSNIHYVEDSIEEQQKKDLITTDKWTSPLSSFGKQETKTLEKDVKNKVVCNFPSINSEETPKSSNDDSQSFSENIAVKLEKDRLNIISHDDETMMINPASPSEFNDIERTASLVSNSSQPKVSTIKSDPGLKNLSIPQKRLLFNSTSPRVISDSDSESCEFETKSSLPKKEWRGPDVKLDLKPLGLDSQLDPWIQMMKNKSAVSSMPSMKNQVQQRQQMLKEIELQILDKISTAFNQIPLLVLEKFPGFNMNTFQELKILRQHLKAKIRLMEKKLDHLSQEEQSAQHADEFPSDESILGLSYTRDFEVSSSPSFPSINHGPYTNSIQKPSTITSSNEFSDHSIDRSNGFEDIRTNANGANKTTTFTRKFGFQLKKPSGISAQAGTIRDKTQRSPSVPEIAAPFSSENADRFVTSDNKPLKILSQQNSSAKSLSQKSESPKYTMDDSWSQLNGSFGSISPGHYKPTDRTLSQELQSLPPIEFNHKIKSPISEKSRIVTTPQSKLGLKSLEQPTTSANTVQIPVAASNCGQFTGDYKNDAVSGEFDGLHYPHSREMLKVFRRKFGLHSFRPNQLQAINAALQGFDCFILMPTGGGKSLCYQLPALLAPGITVVISPLKSLILDQVQKLNSLDIPAAHMSGNLTDTQAENIYRELSKAGPTLKLLYVTPEKISASQRFCSALHRLYERNLLSRFVIDEAHCVSQWGHDFRPDYKKLKSLRENYPRIPTMALTATATPRVRTDILHQLNMTQPKWFMCSFNRPNLKYSIIPKKGKNCTEEVIAMIKSKFKKVCGIVYCLSRKDCDSLAANIKSNGIPALSYHAGLTDNQRAVVQGKWISDEVDVICATIAFGMGIDKPDVRYVIHAALPQSIEGYYQESGRAGRDLEKADCILFYHYADMHRLRKMIESDGSPPEVVKTHLDNLYRMVAFCENTTDCRRVQQLNYFGEIFKKESCLANSTTTCDNCRSKDKFEMIDATEDARELVKAVQDFGKRKGVTLLQITEIFKGSDLKKIRDAGQNNHPIFGRGKNWKKNDIERLLHKLVIDQYLQEDMYINNEIACAYLKIGPRGRDLLTKQNIKIKFALRKCGSATTVAVGSADAIPSNEALKDLQSRCYSELMSIVRGIAGALDVSAASIMNMIAVRAMSQQLPATEKEMLKIPHVTKANYDKYGKALLDITAKYAAEKTVLLNEASSKEKITDIEDDGNSAAWLSSVTCPHSEGSTTSGRGTKRRGRGGSTGKAKRFKRGVSTSQSKQSTTRGRQSARTSRGTASGRSSGSSRGPGLLDLGQKQVFSKDPYRFQNLGI
- the LOC105692906 gene encoding uncharacterized protein LOC105692906 — protein: MSFMTFPFEQPYQKLLENFEGSNFKKFNTDDAQTIGTGKEHNEQLGSSGCKEMSKEAIGSKEQIDEETIEYLKFDSNVEQSKPVDKLHTDNRCYNDTYRMDHMDRLLNFYPISPTVQP
- the LOC105692903 gene encoding serine/threonine-protein kinase PAK 2, which produces MSLSITKLFSKKKTTVEVVSEIGLPTNVSHEFHVSKNIVTGQLEGLPERWIQELDRQITKSEQNENPAAALQAIKFYNYSIKKKPLEEVFKPFVTERLIAEESQEIDKILTKKQYQSGDSDGSTSISSNDSQQRLPDLPPKLNKVPKPAPRNKVERNEKTLTEILEDLSTYRIDNDDDTRLPDEIQHPDDESPILRRKTEGSVGKMTEDEVFEELRKICNSGDPHLRFERSKEVGAGASGTVFIATDTKTNHRVAIKDIDLSKQPKKELILTEIQVLKGFHHSNLVNFLDAYLVDEHLWVIMELLDGGPLTDVVTETVMKEAQIAAVCREVLKAISFLHAKGIIHRDIKSDNILLGMNGIVKVTDFGFCANIVGDEKRQTMVGTPYWMAPEVVTRKQYGKKVDIWSLGIMAIEMIEGEPPYLKETPLRALYLIAAIGKPSIPRWDTLSPAFQNFLERCLAVEVDDRATADELLTHPFLDNCADLSTLTPLIRAAQRILRKVF